A stretch of the Streptomyces sp. NBC_00078 genome encodes the following:
- a CDS encoding ABC transporter ATP-binding protein: MTTPADPVVDFRGVGLTYPGPPPVPALRPSDVTIRQGEYVTVVGPSGSGKSTFLNIAGLLDAPTSGRYFLDGVNTGALSDADRTALRGRRIGFVFQSFHLLPHRSATENVMLAMVYNTGPRTDRRTRAREALARVGLAHRSDALPTRLSGGERQRVAIARALVTRPSLLLCDEPTGNLDTATAESVLGLLDDLHHDGMTLVVITHDPGVAARGQRTVTIRDGVLTERAVA, translated from the coding sequence GTGACCACGCCCGCAGACCCAGTCGTGGACTTTCGCGGAGTCGGTCTCACCTATCCCGGACCGCCGCCCGTACCGGCGCTGCGGCCCAGTGACGTGACGATTCGCCAGGGCGAGTACGTCACCGTCGTCGGCCCTTCCGGCTCCGGCAAGTCGACCTTCCTCAACATCGCCGGGCTGCTGGACGCGCCGACCAGCGGACGGTACTTCCTCGACGGCGTGAACACCGGAGCGCTCAGCGACGCGGACCGCACCGCGCTGCGCGGCCGGCGTATCGGCTTCGTGTTCCAGAGCTTCCATCTGCTGCCCCACCGGTCGGCCACCGAGAACGTGATGCTGGCCATGGTCTACAACACCGGTCCGCGCACGGATCGCCGTACGAGGGCACGCGAGGCGCTCGCCCGGGTGGGCCTCGCACATCGCTCCGACGCGCTGCCGACCAGGCTCTCCGGCGGCGAGAGGCAGCGCGTCGCCATCGCCCGCGCCCTGGTCACCCGCCCCTCGCTGCTGCTGTGCGACGAGCCGACCGGCAACCTCGACACGGCCACCGCCGAGTCGGTCCTGGGGCTGCTGGACGATCTGCACCACGACGGCATGACCCTCGTCGTGATCACGCACGATCCCGGTGTCGCCGCGCGCGGTCAGCGCACCGTGACGATCAGGGACGGCGTGCTCACCGAACGGGCGGTGGCATGA